In the bacterium genome, one interval contains:
- a CDS encoding glycine dehydrogenase, with protein LALLKPPGLWGQFGVDIACGEGQPLGAPMASGGPYFGFFSTRLEYVRQLPGRLIGQTVDKEGKTGFALTLQAREQHIRRGKATSNICTNQGLLVTAATIYMSLLGPEGLLQVAQHCHHNTHQLVEALCQIEGVELVFSAPYFHEALLRFKHPVKKILEVLHQNGISGGYPVDEHYPNLHNTILVCATEKRSEADIHHYASTLRLFLNSQGKP; from the coding sequence CTAGCCCTCTTAAAGCCACCTGGTCTTTGGGGTCAGTTTGGGGTTGATATCGCTTGTGGCGAAGGGCAACCATTAGGCGCCCCCATGGCCTCTGGTGGACCTTACTTTGGTTTTTTTAGTACGCGTTTAGAATATGTTCGCCAGTTGCCAGGTAGACTTATTGGACAAACGGTTGATAAAGAAGGTAAAACAGGGTTTGCCCTGACATTACAAGCGCGAGAGCAACATATCCGTCGCGGCAAGGCCACCTCTAACATTTGTACCAATCAAGGCTTGCTCGTTACTGCTGCAACCATTTACATGAGTTTATTAGGGCCTGAAGGACTGTTGCAAGTAGCCCAACATTGTCATCACAATACCCATCAATTAGTCGAGGCATTATGCCAAATTGAGGGCGTAGAATTGGTCTTCTCTGCACCGTATTTTCATGAGGCACTATTGCGTTTCAAACACCCTGTGAAAAAAATACTAGAAGTACTCCATCAAAATGGTATTTCCGGTGGTTACCCTGTTGACGAACATTATCCAAACTTGCACAATACAATTCTGGTATGTGCGACTGAAAAACGCAGCGAAGCAGATATTCATCACTATGCATCCACGCTGCGATTGTTTCTAAATAGCCAAGGAAAGCCATGA